One part of the Sciurus carolinensis chromosome 6, mSciCar1.2, whole genome shotgun sequence genome encodes these proteins:
- the Exoc3 gene encoding exocyst complex component 3 isoform X1, which yields MRSWPCAGERGAWEMAAGWVPLDAYSLTMKETDREAVATAVQRVAGMLQRPDQLDKVEQYRRREARKKASVEARLKAAIQSQLDGVRTGLSQLHNALTDVKDIQQSLANVSKDWRQSINTVESLRDVKDAVAQHSQLAAAVENLKNIFSVPEIVRETQDLIEQGALLQAHRKLMDLECSRDGLMCEQYRMDSGNTRDMTLIHGYFSSTQGLSDELAKQLWMVLQRSLVTVRRDPTLLVSVVRIIEREEKIDRRILDRKKQTGFVPPGRPKNWKEKMFAILDRTVTTRIEGTQADTRESDKMWLVRHLEIIRKYVLDDLLVAKNLMVQCFPPHYEIFKNLLRMYHQALSTRMQELASEDLEASEIVSLLTWVLNTYTSVEMMGNVELAPEVDVHSLEPLLSPNVVSELLDMYMSTLTSNIIAWLRKALETDRKDWSKETEPEADQDGYYQTTLPAIVFQMFEQNLQVAAQISEDLKTKVLVLCLQQMNSFLSRYKEEAQLYKEEHLKNRQHPHCYVQYMIAIINNCQTFKESIVSLKRKYSKSEAEEGACLSQPSMDGTLDTIAKEGCGSLLEEVFLDLEQHLNELMTKKWLSGSNAVDIICVTVEDYFNDFAKIKKPYKKRMTAEAHRRVVVEYLRAVMQKRISFRSAEERKEGAEKMVREAEQLHFLFRKLASGFGEDVDGHCDTIIAVAEVIKLTDPSLLYLEVSTLVSKYPDIRDDHIGALLAVRGDASRDMKQTIIETLEQGPAQANPSYVPIFREITVPSLNVAKLLK from the exons GCTGCGATCCAGTCACAGTTGGACGGGGTGCGCACAGGCCTGAGCCAGCTCCACAACGCACTGACTGATGTCAAAGACATTCAGCAGTCGCTGGCCAATGTCAGCAAGGACTGGAGGCAGAGCATCAACACAGTCGAGAGCCTCAGAGATGTGAAGGATGCTGTGGCGCAGCACAGCCAGCTGGCTGCAGCCGTGGAGAATCTCAAGAATATATTCTCAG TGCCTGAGATCGTGAGGGAGACCCAGGACCTAATTGAGCAGGGGGCGCTTCTGCAGGCCCACCGGAAGCTTATGGACCTGGAGTGCTCTCGGGACGGGCTCATGTGCGAACAGTACCGCATGGACAGTGGGAACACGCGGGACATGACCCTTATCCATGGCTACTTCAGCAGCACACAGGGTCTCTCTGATGAACTGGCCAAGCAGCTATGGATGGTGCTGCAGAGGTCGCTGGTCACTGTCCGCCGGGACCCCACCTTGCTGGTCTCCGTGGTCAGGATCattgaaagggaggaaaaaattgACAGGCGTATACTTGACCGGAAAAAGCAAACTGGCTTTGTTCCTCCTGGGAGACCCAAAAATTGGAAAGAGAAGATGTTTGCCATCTTGGACAGGACTGTAACAACAAGAATCGAGGGCACACAGGCAGACACCAGGGAGTCGGACAAGATGTGGCTTGTGCGCCACCTGGAGATCATAAGGAAGTACGTCCTAGACGACCTTTTGGTCGCCAAGAACCTGATGGTGCAGTGCTTCCCTCCCCACTACGAGATCTTTAAAAATCTCCTGAGAATGTACCACCAGGCCCTGAGCACAAGGATGCAGGAGCTGGCGTCAGAGGACCTCGAGGCCAGCGAGATCGTGAGCCTTCTGACGTGGGTCTTGAACACCTACACCAG TGTGGAAATGATGGGGAACGTGGAGCTGGCCCCAGAAGTGGACGTGCACTCCCTGGAGCCGTTACTGTCTCCGAATGTGGTCTCTGAGCTGCTCGACATGTACATGTCAACGCTCACT TCCAACATCATTGCCTGGCTGCGGAAAGCACTAGAGACAGACAGGAAAGACTGGAGCAAAGAGACAGAGCCTGAGGCTGACCAAGATGGGTATTACCAGACAACGCTTCCTGCCATTGTCTTCCAG ATGtttgaacagaatcttcaagttGCTGCTCAGATAAGTGAAGATTTGAAAACAAAGGTACTAGTTTTGTGTCTTCAGCAAATGAATTCTTTCCTGAGTAG ATACAAGGAGGAAGCCCAGCTGTACAAGGAGGAGCACCTGAAGAACCGGCAGCACCCACACTGCTACGTCCAGTACATGATCGCCATCATCAACAACTGCCAGACCTTCAA AGAGTCCATCGTCAGCCTGAAGAGGAAGTATTCCAAGAGTGAAGCGGAGGAGGGTGCGTGTCTGAGCCAGCCAAGCATGGATGGGACTCTGGACACCATTGCCAAGGAAGGCTGTGGCAGCCTGCTGGAAGAGGTCTTCCTGGACCTGGAG CAACATCTGAATGAACTGATGACGAAGAAGTGGCTGTCGGGGTCAAATGCTGTGGACATCATCTGTGTCACCGTGGAAGACTATTTCAACGATTTTGCCAAAATCAAAAAACCCTATAAAAAG AGGATGACAGCCGAGGCACATCGGCGAGTGGTGGTGGAGTACCTGCGGGCTGTCATGCAGAAGCGCATCTCGTTCCGGAGCGCCGAGGAGCGCAAGGAGGGCGCTGAGAAGATGGTCAGGGAGGCCGAGCAGCTCCACTTCCTCTTCCGGAAACTGGCTTCA GGATTTGGTGAAGATGTGGATGGTCACTGCGACACCATCATTGCTGTGGCTGAGGTTATTAAGCTAACGGACCCTTCCCTGCTCTACCTGGAAGTCTCAACGCTGGTCAGCAAGTATCCAGACATCAG AGATGACCACATTGGTGCGCTGCTGGCCGTGCGAGGAGACGCCAGCCGGGACATGAAGCAGACCATAATTGAAACCCTGGAGCAGGGTCCTGCGCAGGCAAACCCCAGCTACGTGCCCATCTTCAGGGAGATCACCGTGCCCAGTCTGAACGTGGCCAAGCTCCTTAAGTAG
- the Exoc3 gene encoding exocyst complex component 3 isoform X2 — protein MKETDREAVATAVQRVAGMLQRPDQLDKVEQYRRREARKKASVEARLKAAIQSQLDGVRTGLSQLHNALTDVKDIQQSLANVSKDWRQSINTVESLRDVKDAVAQHSQLAAAVENLKNIFSVPEIVRETQDLIEQGALLQAHRKLMDLECSRDGLMCEQYRMDSGNTRDMTLIHGYFSSTQGLSDELAKQLWMVLQRSLVTVRRDPTLLVSVVRIIEREEKIDRRILDRKKQTGFVPPGRPKNWKEKMFAILDRTVTTRIEGTQADTRESDKMWLVRHLEIIRKYVLDDLLVAKNLMVQCFPPHYEIFKNLLRMYHQALSTRMQELASEDLEASEIVSLLTWVLNTYTSVEMMGNVELAPEVDVHSLEPLLSPNVVSELLDMYMSTLTSNIIAWLRKALETDRKDWSKETEPEADQDGYYQTTLPAIVFQMFEQNLQVAAQISEDLKTKVLVLCLQQMNSFLSRYKEEAQLYKEEHLKNRQHPHCYVQYMIAIINNCQTFKESIVSLKRKYSKSEAEEGACLSQPSMDGTLDTIAKEGCGSLLEEVFLDLEQHLNELMTKKWLSGSNAVDIICVTVEDYFNDFAKIKKPYKKRMTAEAHRRVVVEYLRAVMQKRISFRSAEERKEGAEKMVREAEQLHFLFRKLASGFGEDVDGHCDTIIAVAEVIKLTDPSLLYLEVSTLVSKYPDIRDDHIGALLAVRGDASRDMKQTIIETLEQGPAQANPSYVPIFREITVPSLNVAKLLK, from the exons GCTGCGATCCAGTCACAGTTGGACGGGGTGCGCACAGGCCTGAGCCAGCTCCACAACGCACTGACTGATGTCAAAGACATTCAGCAGTCGCTGGCCAATGTCAGCAAGGACTGGAGGCAGAGCATCAACACAGTCGAGAGCCTCAGAGATGTGAAGGATGCTGTGGCGCAGCACAGCCAGCTGGCTGCAGCCGTGGAGAATCTCAAGAATATATTCTCAG TGCCTGAGATCGTGAGGGAGACCCAGGACCTAATTGAGCAGGGGGCGCTTCTGCAGGCCCACCGGAAGCTTATGGACCTGGAGTGCTCTCGGGACGGGCTCATGTGCGAACAGTACCGCATGGACAGTGGGAACACGCGGGACATGACCCTTATCCATGGCTACTTCAGCAGCACACAGGGTCTCTCTGATGAACTGGCCAAGCAGCTATGGATGGTGCTGCAGAGGTCGCTGGTCACTGTCCGCCGGGACCCCACCTTGCTGGTCTCCGTGGTCAGGATCattgaaagggaggaaaaaattgACAGGCGTATACTTGACCGGAAAAAGCAAACTGGCTTTGTTCCTCCTGGGAGACCCAAAAATTGGAAAGAGAAGATGTTTGCCATCTTGGACAGGACTGTAACAACAAGAATCGAGGGCACACAGGCAGACACCAGGGAGTCGGACAAGATGTGGCTTGTGCGCCACCTGGAGATCATAAGGAAGTACGTCCTAGACGACCTTTTGGTCGCCAAGAACCTGATGGTGCAGTGCTTCCCTCCCCACTACGAGATCTTTAAAAATCTCCTGAGAATGTACCACCAGGCCCTGAGCACAAGGATGCAGGAGCTGGCGTCAGAGGACCTCGAGGCCAGCGAGATCGTGAGCCTTCTGACGTGGGTCTTGAACACCTACACCAG TGTGGAAATGATGGGGAACGTGGAGCTGGCCCCAGAAGTGGACGTGCACTCCCTGGAGCCGTTACTGTCTCCGAATGTGGTCTCTGAGCTGCTCGACATGTACATGTCAACGCTCACT TCCAACATCATTGCCTGGCTGCGGAAAGCACTAGAGACAGACAGGAAAGACTGGAGCAAAGAGACAGAGCCTGAGGCTGACCAAGATGGGTATTACCAGACAACGCTTCCTGCCATTGTCTTCCAG ATGtttgaacagaatcttcaagttGCTGCTCAGATAAGTGAAGATTTGAAAACAAAGGTACTAGTTTTGTGTCTTCAGCAAATGAATTCTTTCCTGAGTAG ATACAAGGAGGAAGCCCAGCTGTACAAGGAGGAGCACCTGAAGAACCGGCAGCACCCACACTGCTACGTCCAGTACATGATCGCCATCATCAACAACTGCCAGACCTTCAA AGAGTCCATCGTCAGCCTGAAGAGGAAGTATTCCAAGAGTGAAGCGGAGGAGGGTGCGTGTCTGAGCCAGCCAAGCATGGATGGGACTCTGGACACCATTGCCAAGGAAGGCTGTGGCAGCCTGCTGGAAGAGGTCTTCCTGGACCTGGAG CAACATCTGAATGAACTGATGACGAAGAAGTGGCTGTCGGGGTCAAATGCTGTGGACATCATCTGTGTCACCGTGGAAGACTATTTCAACGATTTTGCCAAAATCAAAAAACCCTATAAAAAG AGGATGACAGCCGAGGCACATCGGCGAGTGGTGGTGGAGTACCTGCGGGCTGTCATGCAGAAGCGCATCTCGTTCCGGAGCGCCGAGGAGCGCAAGGAGGGCGCTGAGAAGATGGTCAGGGAGGCCGAGCAGCTCCACTTCCTCTTCCGGAAACTGGCTTCA GGATTTGGTGAAGATGTGGATGGTCACTGCGACACCATCATTGCTGTGGCTGAGGTTATTAAGCTAACGGACCCTTCCCTGCTCTACCTGGAAGTCTCAACGCTGGTCAGCAAGTATCCAGACATCAG AGATGACCACATTGGTGCGCTGCTGGCCGTGCGAGGAGACGCCAGCCGGGACATGAAGCAGACCATAATTGAAACCCTGGAGCAGGGTCCTGCGCAGGCAAACCCCAGCTACGTGCCCATCTTCAGGGAGATCACCGTGCCCAGTCTGAACGTGGCCAAGCTCCTTAAGTAG